The following are encoded together in the Halodesulfovibrio sp. genome:
- a CDS encoding tetratricopeptide repeat protein has translation MTKREAERLKQDFENGVYVKKSTTIMCVVLALCLGIFLGNLLTVIFSAQPSAQPTAAVQQTEPAQPQITQAQASRILELERQTRNNPDNIQAWQQLGNAYYDTNRPENAIVAYNKSLALDASNANVWTDLGTMYRRAGQYQKAIESYNSALKINPTHKNALFNKGIVYLHDLNDKAKGIATWEELLKTNPSARTPQGQPLKEFIEAHRN, from the coding sequence ATGACAAAGCGCGAAGCTGAACGTCTGAAGCAAGATTTTGAAAATGGGGTCTATGTTAAAAAAAGCACGACAATTATGTGTGTTGTCCTTGCCCTGTGCCTTGGCATCTTCCTCGGCAACCTGCTCACAGTCATTTTTTCTGCCCAGCCTTCTGCACAACCGACTGCGGCAGTCCAGCAAACAGAACCAGCACAACCACAAATTACACAGGCGCAAGCTTCTAGAATTCTTGAGCTTGAACGTCAGACACGCAACAATCCTGACAATATACAAGCATGGCAACAGCTAGGAAATGCCTACTATGATACCAATCGTCCTGAAAATGCTATTGTCGCATATAATAAAAGCCTTGCGCTGGACGCTTCAAATGCAAATGTATGGACGGATTTAGGCACTATGTACCGCCGCGCAGGACAATATCAAAAAGCCATTGAAAGCTACAACAGTGCACTAAAAATCAACCCGACGCATAAAAATGCCCTGTTCAATAAAGGAATTGTATATCTTCATGATTTAAACGACAAAGCAAAAGGGATTGCAACATGGGAAGAATTACTTAAAACCAACCCTTCTGCACGTACTCCACAAGGACAACCACTAAAGGAATTTATCGAAGCGCATCGTAATTAA